From the genome of Proteus vulgaris, one region includes:
- the norW gene encoding NADH:flavorubredoxin reductase NorW, with product MSTDLLNNGIVIIGAGFAARQLVKNIRKFNADIPITLIASDSIDEYNKPDLSHVISQAQNADDLTKQTAQEFAQQYQLAIYPYTQVVDINTDEKRIQSTQGEQWYYDKLVLATGAKTYCPAISGHELMFTLNSQQEYRTYEAQIHQAKRVLILGAGLIGTELAMDFSRAGKEVILADISGQLLSSLIPSDLSGRLQSSLTEIGVRLMLKSPLQSLTQTDNGILATFNQHHQLTVDCVIAATGLIPNMELAHLAGLHTDRGIMVNEYLQSSNNDIYALGDCAQINGNLLPFLQPIQLSAMHLAKSLVGENNTPLNLPPMIIRVKTPLMPLHLAGETARNDLTWNINTTQSGVIAKGFDENDVLRAFVVTEEQVKEAFALLRALSA from the coding sequence ATGAGTACAGATCTTCTCAATAATGGGATTGTTATTATTGGTGCGGGCTTCGCTGCGCGCCAATTAGTTAAAAATATTCGCAAATTTAATGCAGATATTCCCATTACCCTCATTGCCTCAGATAGCATTGATGAATATAACAAGCCGGATTTAAGCCATGTTATTAGTCAGGCTCAAAATGCGGATGATCTAACCAAACAAACAGCCCAAGAGTTTGCACAACAATATCAACTAGCCATTTATCCTTATACGCAAGTTGTTGATATTAATACGGATGAAAAACGTATTCAGAGCACTCAAGGTGAGCAATGGTATTACGATAAATTGGTATTAGCGACTGGCGCTAAAACTTATTGCCCTGCTATTTCGGGCCATGAGTTAATGTTTACGCTTAATAGCCAACAAGAGTATCGAACTTATGAAGCACAAATTCACCAAGCTAAGCGCGTATTAATTTTAGGCGCGGGTTTAATTGGCACTGAATTAGCGATGGACTTTAGTCGGGCAGGTAAAGAGGTGATCCTTGCAGATATTTCAGGACAATTATTATCTTCTTTGATCCCCTCCGATCTCAGTGGCCGTTTGCAATCAAGCCTTACTGAAATAGGTGTACGCTTAATGCTGAAATCACCATTACAGTCATTAACACAAACCGATAACGGTATTTTAGCGACATTTAATCAACATCATCAATTAACGGTTGATTGCGTTATTGCCGCTACAGGACTCATACCCAATATGGAATTAGCTCACCTTGCGGGTTTACATACCGATCGTGGAATTATGGTAAATGAATATCTGCAAAGCAGTAATAATGATATTTATGCCTTAGGGGATTGTGCACAAATCAACGGTAACTTATTACCCTTTTTACAGCCAATACAATTAAGTGCGATGCATTTAGCCAAATCACTCGTAGGTGAAAATAATACTCCACTGAATTTACCACCAATGATTATTCGGGTGAAAACACCGTTAATGCCTCTACATCTTGCCGGTGAAACTGCTCGTAATGACTTAACGTGGAATATTAATACAACACAATCGGGCGTTATCGCCAAAGGCTTTGATGAGAATGATGTATTACGTGCCTTTGTGGTAACGGAAGAACAAGTAAAAGAAGCTTTTGCATTATTAAGAGCACTATCCGCTTAA
- a CDS encoding DMSO/selenate family reductase complex A subunit, producing MSNQSDHDSDTKSILNDVSRRHFIQASSALVTLPFLASNSFAATTDNAIPVKPIKTEDGERVVSTCSSFDCGGKCDIRAHVKDGKVTRISTRPDADLDEEMPIMRACVRGRGYRKFVYHPDRLKYPMKRVGKRGEGKFERITWEEATTLIAQNMQRINQQYGPASRFVSLSTGVTGGIFSGANMLRRLFNITGGFLENYHSVSNGNTLAVTPYTYGTAASGSTLDTLENTPLVILWGHNPNETIFGHSNHFFQKMKKNGTKFIVVDPRYSDTASSLADQWIPLLPTTDNAMMDAMMYVIVSENLHDQAFIDKYTVGFDEHQMPEGVGENESLVAYLMGKKDGIKKTPEWAETITKVPADTIKQLAREYASTKPAALMQGWGPQRHICGERTARGATLLATITGNVGVRGGWAAGYGMALNSELRKTIAGPSLLTNPVKAKINITNWVQACEDKNLVTPQNGLLNAEKLDTEIKMIFSMAGNYMTNQNTDILHAAKVLEDESKVEFIVCSDLYLTPSAKYADILLPETSFLERWNIGGTWSYGDYIILSEKVIEPEFERRTDYDWLREVADKLGVGEQFSEGKETDRDWIEYLVDDASVKRPEDGIPTFKELLVKRRHLLKHRPHTQNVAFEKNIQDIENNPFPTPSGKIEIFSKRLYDMNNVDIPALSHYVPAIEGPEDTLTDKFPLQLITWKGRNRANSTQFANPWLQEVQRQELWINPLDAQDRNIKEGEKVKVYNERGITMVPVKLTQRIMPGVVALQAGAWWQPDAKGIDQGGCANVLTSSRSTAMAHGNAHQTLLVEVAKA from the coding sequence ATGAGCAATCAGTCCGATCACGATAGTGATACAAAGAGCATTCTCAACGATGTTAGCCGCCGTCACTTTATTCAAGCGAGCTCAGCATTAGTCACACTTCCTTTTCTCGCATCAAACTCTTTTGCTGCGACAACAGACAACGCTATTCCAGTAAAACCAATAAAAACTGAAGATGGCGAACGCGTTGTTTCAACTTGCAGTAGTTTCGACTGTGGCGGTAAATGTGATATTCGAGCCCATGTAAAAGATGGCAAAGTCACTCGTATTAGTACACGCCCAGATGCTGATCTAGATGAAGAGATGCCAATTATGCGTGCCTGTGTACGAGGCCGTGGTTATCGTAAATTTGTCTATCATCCAGACCGTTTAAAATACCCGATGAAACGCGTTGGCAAACGAGGCGAAGGTAAATTCGAACGCATCACTTGGGAAGAAGCAACCACCCTTATTGCACAAAATATGCAGCGCATTAACCAGCAATATGGTCCTGCATCACGCTTTGTCAGCTTAAGCACAGGGGTTACTGGCGGTATTTTCTCTGGCGCGAATATGTTACGTCGCCTGTTTAATATTACGGGTGGTTTTCTGGAAAACTATCACTCGGTCAGTAACGGAAATACCCTTGCCGTCACTCCTTACACTTATGGCACTGCCGCTAGTGGTAGCACACTCGATACGTTAGAAAATACCCCTCTTGTCATTTTATGGGGTCATAACCCTAACGAAACTATTTTTGGTCATTCAAACCATTTCTTCCAAAAAATGAAGAAAAACGGCACTAAATTTATTGTCGTTGATCCACGTTATTCTGATACTGCCTCTTCTTTAGCTGATCAATGGATCCCGTTACTGCCAACAACGGATAACGCCATGATGGATGCAATGATGTATGTCATCGTAAGCGAAAATCTGCACGATCAAGCCTTTATCGATAAATACACTGTCGGCTTTGATGAACACCAAATGCCTGAAGGTGTGGGTGAAAATGAGTCTTTAGTTGCCTATTTAATGGGTAAAAAAGATGGCATTAAGAAAACCCCAGAATGGGCTGAAACCATCACTAAAGTGCCAGCAGATACTATTAAACAATTAGCTCGCGAATATGCATCCACAAAACCAGCAGCATTGATGCAAGGTTGGGGGCCTCAGCGCCATATTTGTGGTGAACGGACGGCACGTGGTGCGACATTACTTGCCACTATCACTGGTAATGTGGGTGTTCGTGGTGGTTGGGCTGCTGGCTATGGTATGGCTTTAAACTCTGAACTGCGTAAAACCATCGCAGGGCCAAGCCTATTAACCAACCCAGTAAAAGCAAAAATCAATATCACCAACTGGGTACAAGCGTGTGAAGACAAAAATTTAGTCACACCACAAAATGGGTTACTGAACGCCGAGAAACTTGATACTGAAATCAAGATGATTTTCTCAATGGCGGGTAACTACATGACAAACCAAAATACCGATATTCTTCATGCAGCTAAAGTACTTGAAGATGAATCGAAAGTAGAATTTATCGTTTGTAGTGATCTCTATCTAACCCCAAGTGCAAAATACGCTGATATCTTACTTCCAGAAACCAGCTTCTTAGAACGCTGGAACATCGGTGGTACATGGAGTTATGGCGACTACATTATTCTTTCTGAAAAAGTCATCGAGCCTGAATTTGAACGTCGTACTGACTATGATTGGTTACGTGAAGTTGCCGATAAATTAGGTGTGGGCGAACAATTTAGTGAAGGTAAAGAGACTGATCGCGATTGGATTGAATACTTAGTTGATGATGCCAGTGTTAAACGTCCCGAAGACGGTATTCCAACTTTTAAAGAGCTATTAGTTAAACGTCGTCATCTCTTAAAACATCGTCCTCATACTCAAAATGTGGCGTTTGAGAAAAATATCCAAGATATCGAGAATAATCCATTCCCAACGCCATCAGGCAAAATTGAGATTTTCTCTAAACGTTTATATGACATGAATAATGTCGATATCCCTGCGCTTTCTCATTATGTGCCTGCCATTGAAGGTCCTGAAGATACGTTGACGGATAAATTCCCGCTACAACTTATTACATGGAAAGGACGTAATCGCGCAAACTCAACGCAATTTGCCAACCCTTGGTTACAAGAAGTACAGCGCCAAGAACTTTGGATAAACCCATTAGATGCCCAAGATAGAAACATTAAAGAGGGCGAAAAAGTCAAAGTATATAACGAACGTGGGATCACGATGGTTCCCGTCAAATTAACACAACGAATTATGCCTGGTGTCGTCGCCTTGCAAGCAGGTGCTTGGTGGCAACCTGATGCAAAAGGCATAGATCAAGGTGGATGTGCCAACGTATTAACATCATCCCGTAGCACCGCAATGGCACACGGCAATGCTCACCAAACATTATTGGTCGAGGTAGCAAAAGCATGA
- the ytfE gene encoding iron-sulfur cluster repair protein YtfE: MNLRDQPLGQLALSISGASAIFRQYNLDFCCGGKRTLSKSAEKAGLNIDEIESKLIALSEQPLEKDWRQAPLSEIIDFIIVRYHDKHRAQLPELILQAEKVERVHEAKPTVPKGLARQLTLLLDELTSHMMKEERILFPMIKNGLGSQAGAPISVMEHEHDDAGEIVEVIKFITKNVTPPPEACTTWRVLYNGINEFIDDLMNHISLENNLLFPRALAGE, translated from the coding sequence ATGAACTTACGAGATCAACCACTAGGCCAACTGGCCCTATCCATTTCCGGCGCCAGTGCCATATTCCGCCAATATAATCTCGACTTCTGCTGTGGAGGAAAAAGAACATTAAGCAAATCTGCAGAGAAAGCAGGACTCAACATTGATGAAATTGAAAGTAAATTAATTGCCCTTTCAGAACAACCATTAGAAAAAGATTGGCGACAAGCGCCATTAAGTGAAATTATTGATTTTATTATTGTTCGCTACCACGACAAACACAGAGCACAATTACCGGAACTTATTCTACAAGCAGAAAAAGTAGAGCGGGTTCATGAAGCAAAACCGACTGTCCCTAAAGGATTAGCTCGCCAATTAACACTATTATTAGATGAGCTGACAAGCCATATGATGAAAGAGGAACGCATTCTCTTTCCTATGATAAAAAATGGATTGGGAAGCCAAGCTGGGGCTCCTATTAGTGTTATGGAACATGAACATGATGATGCGGGTGAAATTGTTGAAGTAATTAAATTTATTACCAAAAACGTCACACCACCACCTGAAGCCTGCACCACATGGAGAGTACTTTATAATGGTATTAATGAGTTTATTGACGATTTAATGAATCATATTAGCTTAGAAAACAACTTATTATTTCCAAGAGCATTAGCGGGCGAGTAA
- the norR gene encoding nitric oxide reductase transcriptional regulator NorR, with protein sequence MGFSVDVLAKIAIELQKDVGHQDRFQRLVTTLRQVLNCDAAALLRYEPHQFIPLAIDGLVPDVLGRRFLLEGHPRLETIARAGDVVRFPADSDLPDPYDGLIPDREHLKVHACVGLPLFAGQDLIGTLTLDGMDPHQFDTFSDEELRLIAALTSGALNNALLIEQLENQNMLFTPTNTFKPTVKTEIIGLSPSMMQLKKEIEIVAPADMNILVSGETGTGKELVVKAIHEMSNRADNPLVYLNCAALPESVAESELFGHVKGAFTGAISHRSGKFEMADNGTLFLDEIGELSLSLQAKLLRVLQYGDIQRIGDDRNLRVNVRVLAATNRDLWEEVLAGNFRADLFHRLSIFPLHVPPLRERDEDILLLVGYFCEQYRQRFNLTQVIISPELRLYLLHYSWPGNVRELEHTIHRAIVLARAGNKTDSLILQISHFALGAENPVHSASQTLPSEEKNLKEATDEFQRDLIKQALLRNNQNWAATARELSLDPANLRRLTKRLGLKS encoded by the coding sequence ATGGGTTTTTCTGTTGATGTGTTGGCTAAAATTGCCATTGAATTACAAAAAGATGTTGGTCACCAAGATAGATTTCAGCGACTGGTGACCACACTTCGGCAAGTGCTAAATTGCGATGCCGCGGCATTGCTTCGTTATGAGCCTCATCAGTTTATCCCATTAGCCATAGATGGCCTTGTGCCTGATGTATTAGGGCGTCGTTTTTTACTAGAAGGGCATCCTCGTCTTGAAACTATAGCGCGAGCAGGGGATGTGGTGCGTTTTCCCGCGGACAGTGATTTACCCGATCCTTATGATGGCCTTATTCCAGATAGAGAGCATTTAAAAGTTCATGCTTGTGTGGGATTACCATTATTTGCTGGGCAAGATTTAATTGGTACGTTAACACTTGATGGAATGGACCCTCATCAGTTCGATACTTTTAGTGATGAAGAATTACGTTTAATTGCAGCATTAACTTCTGGTGCATTAAATAATGCATTATTGATTGAGCAACTCGAAAATCAAAATATGTTATTTACGCCAACCAATACGTTTAAGCCCACAGTAAAAACAGAAATTATTGGTTTATCGCCTTCGATGATGCAACTGAAAAAAGAAATAGAAATTGTTGCACCCGCAGATATGAATATTTTGGTGAGTGGTGAAACGGGAACGGGTAAAGAGCTGGTGGTCAAAGCTATTCATGAAATGTCTAATCGTGCAGATAATCCGTTAGTCTATTTAAATTGTGCAGCACTTCCTGAGAGTGTGGCAGAAAGTGAATTATTTGGGCATGTGAAAGGGGCTTTTACCGGCGCAATTAGCCATCGTAGTGGTAAATTTGAAATGGCGGATAATGGAACGTTATTCCTTGATGAAATTGGGGAGTTATCATTATCACTCCAAGCAAAATTACTGCGTGTTTTACAATATGGCGATATTCAACGTATTGGTGACGATCGTAATTTGCGCGTTAATGTACGTGTATTAGCGGCAACGAATCGTGATTTATGGGAGGAAGTATTAGCGGGCAATTTCCGTGCCGATCTTTTCCATCGTTTAAGTATTTTTCCTTTGCATGTTCCGCCATTACGAGAGAGAGACGAAGATATTTTGCTATTAGTGGGTTATTTTTGCGAGCAATATCGTCAGCGTTTTAATCTTACGCAAGTGATTATTAGTCCTGAATTGCGCCTTTATTTATTGCATTATTCTTGGCCGGGTAATGTGCGTGAATTAGAACATACCATTCACCGAGCAATTGTCTTAGCAAGAGCTGGAAATAAAACCGATAGCCTTATTTTACAAATTAGCCATTTTGCTTTAGGGGCTGAAAATCCAGTTCACTCTGCCTCTCAAACATTACCTTCTGAAGAAAAGAATTTAAAAGAAGCAACGGATGAATTTCAGCGGGATTTAATTAAACAAGCATTATTACGTAATAACCAAAATTGGGCGGCAACGGCACGAGAATTATCGCTTGATCCGGCTAACTTACGTCGTTTGACAAAACGCTTAGGGCTAAAATCATAA
- a CDS encoding AraC family transcriptional regulator: MRNVPLKSVDSLDRDVIALGTDYLPNTLLETHQHRRAQFLYPATGLIEVSTDDGEWVIPPSCGVWIPPETGHETRMLDVSTRSLYIEPSAAPRHSKQCEVVSVSPLFRQLLLEAVDVPAEYDKKGRDGLLMQLILCELAKAKPLPFFAPIPQDSKLAKLCRDFIRNPKIDSLPQQWADKLHKSERSFSRFFRQQTGMSFSQWRQQVCLLNSLTQILSGRGITEIAFDLGYNSAGSFSTMFKKQMGQSPSHFSMDALDIDRF; encoded by the coding sequence GTGAGAAATGTACCGTTAAAAAGCGTCGATTCACTTGACCGAGATGTTATTGCGCTGGGTACAGACTATTTGCCCAATACGTTATTAGAAACGCATCAACATCGTCGAGCCCAATTTTTATACCCTGCAACGGGTTTAATTGAAGTAAGTACAGATGATGGTGAGTGGGTTATTCCGCCGTCTTGTGGTGTATGGATCCCTCCAGAAACTGGGCATGAAACTCGCATGTTAGATGTGAGTACTCGAAGCTTATATATCGAGCCTTCTGCAGCACCTCGACATAGCAAACAATGTGAAGTTGTCAGTGTTTCCCCTCTTTTTCGCCAACTCTTGCTTGAAGCCGTAGACGTACCCGCAGAATATGATAAAAAAGGGCGAGATGGTCTTTTAATGCAGTTAATCTTATGTGAATTAGCGAAAGCAAAACCGTTACCATTTTTTGCACCTATTCCACAAGACAGTAAATTAGCTAAATTATGTCGTGATTTTATTCGTAACCCAAAAATAGACTCTTTACCGCAACAGTGGGCAGATAAATTACATAAAAGTGAGCGCTCTTTTAGCCGTTTTTTTCGCCAACAAACAGGAATGTCATTTTCACAATGGCGACAACAAGTCTGTTTATTGAATTCATTAACACAAATCTTATCTGGACGCGGTATTACTGAAATTGCCTTTGACTTGGGTTATAACAGTGCCGGTTCATTCTCGACAATGTTCAAAAAACAGATGGGGCAATCGCCTTCTCATTTTAGTATGGATGCGCTGGATATCGATAGGTTTTAG
- a CDS encoding DMSO/selenate family reductase complex B subunit, giving the protein MSKFIVYPAISNKQLGFYIDSARCSGCKACQVACKDKNNLDVGRKFRRVYEITGGGYTRNPKGALVNNVFAYTLSISCNHCDDPICVKNCPTTAMHKREGDGIVMVDTDKCVGCGACAWSCPYGAPQMNPETKQMSKCDFCIDLQQKGEQPVCVATCPLGAIQFGPIDELRERYGDLDYVTGLPSPEITHPNLVINPHQGANNDGINNKGERK; this is encoded by the coding sequence ATGAGTAAATTTATCGTTTATCCCGCTATAAGCAACAAACAGCTAGGGTTTTATATCGACAGCGCTCGCTGTTCAGGTTGTAAGGCGTGTCAGGTTGCGTGTAAAGATAAAAACAATCTTGATGTTGGACGCAAATTTCGTCGTGTCTATGAAATCACTGGAGGCGGTTATACTCGCAATCCTAAAGGCGCGCTAGTCAATAATGTCTTTGCTTACACGTTGTCTATCTCTTGTAACCATTGTGACGACCCTATTTGTGTTAAAAACTGCCCAACAACAGCAATGCATAAGCGTGAAGGTGATGGCATTGTCATGGTAGATACAGACAAATGTGTCGGTTGCGGTGCTTGTGCGTGGTCTTGCCCTTATGGCGCACCACAAATGAATCCAGAAACCAAACAGATGTCGAAATGCGACTTTTGTATCGATTTACAGCAAAAAGGTGAACAACCGGTTTGTGTTGCAACTTGTCCTTTAGGTGCAATCCAATTTGGTCCTATTGATGAACTACGTGAACGCTATGGCGATTTAGATTATGTCACCGGTTTACCTTCTCCTGAAATAACGCATCCAAACCTTGTTATTAACCCACATCAGGGTGCCAATAATGACGGAATTAATAATAAGGGAGAAAGAAAATGA
- the norV gene encoding anaerobic nitric oxide reductase flavorubredoxin, translated as MAIHVKNNVNWVGQRDWEVRDFHGTEYKTLLGSSYNSYLIREEKNVLIDTVDHKFSREFVQNLRTQINLEEIDYIIINHAEEDHAGALTELMSFIPNTPIYCTANAIDSINGHHHHPEWNFNIVKTGDSLDIGNGKQLIFVETPMLHWPDSMMTYLTGDAILFSNDAFGQHYCDERLFNDEVDQNELFEQCQRYYANILTPFSRLVTPKINEILGFNLPVDMIATSHGVVWRDNPTQIVELYLKWAADYQEDRITIFYDTMSNNTRMMADAIAQGINEIDPNVFVKSYNVAKSDKNDIITSAFRSKGVLVGSSTMNNVMMPKIAAMLEEMTGLRFRNKKAAAFGSYGWNGGAVDRIQTRLMDAGFETALALKTKWRPDMQAQEICREYGRELARQWALAPLPATQSCCTASSQPEITTSVEAIDLGPRMQCSVCQWIYDPAVGEPMQNVQPNTPWSEVPDSFLCPECSLGKDVFDALAKEAK; from the coding sequence ATGGCTATTCATGTTAAAAATAATGTTAATTGGGTTGGACAACGTGACTGGGAAGTTCGTGATTTTCATGGCACTGAATACAAAACATTATTAGGTAGTAGCTATAACAGCTACCTAATACGTGAAGAAAAAAATGTGCTTATTGATACCGTTGACCATAAATTCAGTCGTGAATTTGTACAAAATTTACGAACACAAATTAATCTGGAAGAGATTGATTACATTATTATTAATCATGCAGAAGAGGATCACGCGGGTGCACTCACTGAGTTGATGTCTTTTATTCCTAATACCCCGATTTATTGCACAGCAAACGCCATTGATTCAATCAATGGGCATCATCATCACCCTGAATGGAATTTTAATATCGTTAAAACAGGCGATAGCCTAGATATTGGTAATGGCAAGCAACTAATTTTTGTTGAAACGCCAATGCTACATTGGCCTGACAGTATGATGACCTATTTGACTGGTGATGCGATTTTATTTAGTAATGATGCCTTTGGTCAGCACTATTGTGATGAACGGTTGTTTAACGATGAAGTTGATCAAAACGAATTATTTGAACAATGCCAACGTTATTACGCTAATATTTTGACGCCATTTAGCCGCCTTGTAACACCGAAAATTAATGAAATCTTAGGCTTTAATTTACCTGTCGATATGATTGCCACCTCTCACGGTGTGGTATGGCGTGATAATCCAACACAAATTGTTGAATTATATCTAAAATGGGCGGCAGACTATCAAGAAGATCGTATCACTATTTTCTATGACACCATGTCTAACAATACCCGTATGATGGCAGATGCCATTGCACAAGGTATCAATGAAATTGATCCTAACGTGTTTGTAAAAAGCTATAACGTCGCCAAAAGTGATAAAAATGACATTATCACCAGTGCGTTTCGTTCTAAGGGCGTGCTTGTTGGTTCATCAACGATGAATAATGTGATGATGCCAAAAATTGCCGCCATGCTTGAAGAGATGACTGGCTTACGTTTTCGTAATAAAAAAGCGGCTGCTTTCGGGAGTTATGGTTGGAATGGTGGTGCCGTTGACCGTATTCAAACCCGCTTAATGGATGCTGGATTTGAAACCGCACTAGCGCTAAAAACCAAATGGCGCCCAGATATGCAAGCACAAGAAATTTGTCGTGAATATGGCCGTGAACTTGCACGCCAATGGGCTTTAGCGCCACTTCCTGCGACTCAATCTTGTTGCACTGCCTCATCACAACCTGAAATTACCACAAGTGTTGAAGCTATCGATTTAGGTCCACGTATGCAATGCAGTGTGTGCCAATGGATTTACGATCCGGCAGTAGGTGAACCAATGCAAAACGTTCAACCTAATACACCATGGAGTGAAGTTCCTGATAGCTTCTTATGCCCTGAATGCTCATTAGGAAAGGATGTCTTTGATGCGCTTGCAAAGGAGGCAAAATGA
- a CDS encoding dimethyl sulfoxide reductase anchor subunit family protein, translating into MNEWSLLIFTFMMNATIGLALTTGLFARRLSHYLNAESYYRFMLLALFVICGLAGLGSIASITHLGVPLNAPNAIRNVFSAWLSREVAVTAIFVGCLGLTFLWLWRTRKLSMLLLSTSILIGLFDIYCMASIYRHTSILTWMDPNTYVMFFGAMLTLGAAIFFLLIKVLQRVGSKLGIEIPQDSFPIRWKWQLWGIMAFSLIGRLLYQPFYEQYLTSTLYSQKSVTFPLSPIQVYYAIGSLRTTCWILATFAVLACGYSLVKFLAPKNQGKSTESIFVLGCVIAIIADFMLRYVFYSIH; encoded by the coding sequence ATGAATGAATGGTCATTGTTAATCTTCACATTTATGATGAATGCGACTATTGGTCTTGCACTAACAACAGGACTTTTTGCTCGTCGCCTTTCTCATTATCTCAATGCAGAAAGCTACTATCGCTTTATGTTGTTAGCCTTATTTGTGATTTGTGGGTTAGCTGGTTTAGGCTCTATCGCTTCAATTACTCACTTAGGTGTGCCATTAAATGCCCCTAATGCCATTAGAAATGTTTTTTCTGCTTGGCTAAGTCGTGAAGTCGCCGTCACTGCTATTTTTGTCGGTTGCTTAGGATTAACTTTTTTATGGCTCTGGCGCACTCGCAAACTCTCAATGCTGTTATTAAGTACCAGTATTCTGATTGGGTTATTTGATATTTACTGCATGGCGTCGATTTATCGCCATACCTCCATTTTGACATGGATGGATCCTAACACTTACGTGATGTTCTTTGGAGCTATGTTAACGCTTGGTGCTGCTATTTTCTTTTTGCTGATCAAAGTATTACAACGTGTAGGAAGTAAATTAGGTATTGAAATACCGCAAGACTCTTTCCCAATACGCTGGAAATGGCAGTTATGGGGAATAATGGCATTTAGCTTAATTGGTCGATTACTGTATCAACCTTTTTATGAGCAATATTTAACTAGCACGTTATATAGCCAAAAATCGGTGACATTTCCGTTATCGCCTATTCAAGTGTATTACGCCATTGGTTCGTTACGCACTACATGCTGGATCTTAGCAACCTTTGCAGTATTGGCTTGTGGCTATAGTTTAGTGAAATTTTTAGCCCCTAAAAATCAAGGTAAATCAACTGAGTCTATTTTTGTACTTGGCTGTGTTATCGCAATTATCGCTGACTTTATGTTGCGTTATGTTTTCTACTCAATTCACTAG
- the dmsD gene encoding Tat proofreading chaperone DmsD has protein sequence MSRLSYYAAAFNLLGICYLFPPDDDTNKTALNFFKTGDFAAQWPCKIESRLCERLMNSASIDTEQLKTQWQNLFVGPNALPAPPWGSVYLDPEGLLQGDSTLALSEFLKRERLKVNTPFPEPVDHIGLMLFQAAVLASEKREDAVNELLSLHLTTWLPHYLNKLKMSGYSQFYSTLTELVTITVNAFRK, from the coding sequence ATGAGCAGACTCTCTTATTATGCGGCTGCATTTAATTTATTGGGAATTTGTTATTTATTCCCACCTGATGATGACACCAATAAAACTGCACTCAACTTTTTTAAAACTGGGGATTTTGCAGCGCAGTGGCCTTGTAAAATTGAAAGCCGTCTGTGTGAACGTTTAATGAATTCTGCTTCTATCGATACAGAACAATTAAAAACTCAATGGCAAAATCTTTTTGTTGGCCCTAATGCTTTACCAGCCCCTCCTTGGGGGTCGGTCTATTTAGATCCTGAAGGTTTATTACAAGGGGATTCTACCCTTGCATTGAGTGAGTTTTTAAAACGGGAACGTTTAAAAGTAAATACGCCTTTTCCAGAGCCTGTTGATCATATCGGTTTGATGTTATTTCAAGCGGCGGTATTGGCATCAGAAAAAAGAGAAGACGCGGTTAATGAATTACTTTCCCTTCATTTGACTACATGGCTACCTCACTATTTAAATAAATTAAAAATGAGTGGGTATAGCCAATTTTATAGCACGTTAACAGAACTGGTAACCATCACGGTGAACGCATTCAGAAAATAA